The proteins below come from a single Miscanthus floridulus cultivar M001 chromosome 1, ASM1932011v1, whole genome shotgun sequence genomic window:
- the LOC136508212 gene encoding uncharacterized protein — protein MVDPSPLQRLFGGPRMTTGHIESAHVGPARVLGGPRIPFWWEPLSHGFRRPTVTCQLGQLDRYHSWRFSSPAPPTASSPPHHLFSSPSRSPKCRLLITNHHCPAIPSHSFSAASRRRLRFTMGCFLGCFGGAKERRRRRKRSPSQSPNGRARTVARVTPKKVDLDGEAVSAAAPLLATLLELRDSTDDMCLAVVKKKVAFDPNVTTFEAAPIPEEDGEGADLEDGGDSSDKGWMLAPECAKSEAFPLNHRYSNCAGIESDSDYEDAEEDEYDEFEDDDDEEEEEEREDGLDECAMDDDDDEHGLLGIGRSEEDACESLFLLPFGKTSKDSGGQVAAPVVPPAESPSVLGSVENLSLTRWKEPKPRAAAAPKSSDKENVTVVQENRMDLLAEPPAVAAAAKRKEERPAVSDYSYTPSTPSKQEASVDASLSTWLGSSGTPESNSVRSYSPISREDRPILGALTVEDIKISSANSTPRRSRSPSPSPSPDDMPILGTVGAYWNCSAKEADPITRGGFMRTRTRFGQNFAG, from the exons ATGGTCGACCCCAGCCCGCTTCAGCGGTTGTTTGGTGGTCCACGCATGACCACGGGCCACATAGAGTCGGCCCATGTTGGCCCAGCCCGCGTTCTTGGTGGCCCTCGGATTCCTTTCTGGTGGGAGCCCCTCTCACACGGGTTCCGTCGTCCAACGGTCACTTGCCAGCTGGGTCAACTTGACCGTTACCATTCGTGGCGCTTCTCCTCCCCCGCCCCCCCAACGGCTTCATCCCCACCCCACCACTTGTTTTCCTCCCCTTCGCGCTCCCCCAAATGCCGCCTCCTCATCACTAATCACCACTGTCCCGCGATCCCCTCCCACTCGTTCTCTGCTGCCTCACGCCGTCGCCTGCGGTTCACGATGGGCTGCTTCCTTGGCTGCTTCGGGGGGGccaaggagcgccgccgccgccgcaagcgGTCGCCGTCACAGTCCCCCAACGGCCGCGCCCGG ACCGTGGCGCGGGTTACGCCGAAGAAGGTTGATCTGGATGGGGaggccgtctccgccgccgcgccgctcctAGCGACGCTCCTCGAGTTGAG GGACTCCACGGACGACATGTGCCTGGCCGTCGTGAAGAAGAAGGTGGCGTTCGACCCCAACGTCACCACCTTCGAGGCGGCCCCGATCCCGGAGGAGGACGGCGAGGGAGCCGATCTGGAGGATGGTGGGGATAGCAGCGACAAGGGGTGGATGCTGGCGCCGGAGTGCGCCAAGTCCGAGGCCTTCCCCTTGAACCACAGGTACAGCAACTGCGCTGGCATCGAGAGCGACAGCGACTACGAGGACGCCGAGGAGGACGAGTACGACGAGttcgaagacgacgacgacgaggaggaggaggaggaaagggAAGACGGGCTCGATGAGTGCGcgatggacgacgacgacgacgagcacGGTCTCCTCGGAATCGGCCGCAGCGAGGAGGACGCGTGCGAGTCGCTCTTCCTGCTTCCGTTTGGCAAGACGTCCAAGGATTCCGGCGGCCAGGTAGCGGCGCCCGTCGTGCCCCCGGCGGAGTCCCCCTCGGTGCTCGGCTCCGTAGAGAACCTCAGCCTCACCCGGTGGAAGGAACCCAAGCCCCGCGCTGCCGCCGCGCCCAAGTCCTCGGACAAGGAGAACGTCACTGTGGTGCAGGAGAACCGGATGGACCTCCTCGCCGAGccaccggcggtggcggcggcggccaagaggaaggaggagaggcCGGCGGTCTCGGACTACAGCTACACCCCCAGCACGCCGAGCAAGCAGGAGGCCTCCGTGGACGCCAGCCTCTCCACGTGGCTCGGTTCCTCGGGGACGCCCGAGAGCAACTCGGTCCGGTCCTACTCGCCGATCAGCCGGGAGGACCGCCCGATCCTTGGGGCCCTCACCGTGGAGGACATCAAGATATCGTCGGCCAACTCAACGCCGAGGAGGTCGAggtccccgagcccgagcccgagcccggACGACATGCCGATCCTGGGGACGGTGGGGGCTTACTGGAACTGCAGTGCCAAGGAGGCTGATCCGATCACCAGAGGGGGGTTTATGAGGACCAGAACCAGATTTGGCCAG AATTTTGCAGGATGA
- the LOC136449571 gene encoding uncharacterized protein, protein MDRRILRSLSCNGSGKNTPPSSPAAVSRSASSGGIGSKDDDAAGERKALLPRQPAGGMARKGRKGPKRRVQWKDRHGSKLIDVREFQPSDSSDSDDEYLDTCICSIM, encoded by the exons ATGGATCGCCGCATCCTCAGGAGCTTGTCGTGCAACGGCAGCGGTAAGAACACGCCCCCTTCCTCTCCGGCTGCGGTCTCACGGTCTGCGTCCTCCGGCGGCATCGGCTCCAAGGACGACGACGCTGCCGGCGAGCGCAAGGCGCTGCTGCCGCGGCAGCCGGCTGGCGGCATGGCGCGGAAGGGCCGCAAGGGGCCCAAACGCCGTGTGCAGTGGAAAGATAGGCATGGCAGCAAGCTCATCGATGTCAGGGAGTTCCAGCCTAG TGACTCAAGCGACTCAGATGATGAATATTTGGATACATGCATATGCTCAATCATGTAA